One part of the Ursus arctos isolate Adak ecotype North America unplaced genomic scaffold, UrsArc2.0 scaffold_16, whole genome shotgun sequence genome encodes these proteins:
- the LOC125282996 gene encoding ral guanine nucleotide dissociation stimulator-like: MEICQGTKPHGQPPHVKPNPLTSGGERPTRQSSLNSQAAGPSPRRQTGRTGPGPAVQQLNAHPRHSTGVRLPPTSLPAPGLLPVAEPEKGPSMELEATPALHRPSPAVSEPASPPSAVAELEHLLPSSPCVPGAELQSAGPSAFPGIFTPALTIDIEPTVTPDGSCCVTPKNQLREENPDLDFPSRLVTEQLTYMDAELFKKLLPHQCLGSVWSKHNKPGSEHLAPTVWATVAQFNGVSECVITTCLGNPSMTARDRAMVVEHWIKVAKACQILQNYYSLNAIVSALQTVSIYHLKKTWEKVSRSNHLINLPPW, translated from the exons ATGGAAATCTGCCAGGGAACAAAGCCACACGGACAACCTCCTCACGTTAAACCCAACCCCCTGACAAGTGGTGGTGAAAGGCCAACCAGGCAGAGCAGCCTGAACAgccaagcagcaggcccctcccccagaagacagaccggaagaacag gtcctgggccagcagttcaacaGCTGAATGCCCACCCCAGGCACAGCACAGGAGTGAGACTCCCACCTACTAGCT tgccagctccagggctccttccagttgCAGAGCCAGAAAAAGGGCCTTCTATGGAGCTAGAGGCAACCCCAGCTCTGCATCGACCATCACCTgcagtgtcagagccagcctcccctccatcaGCTGTTGCAGAACTGGAACACTTGCTCCCATCTTCtccatgtgtgccgggtgctgagctgcagtcagctggaccaTCAGCTTTCCCAGGAATTTTCACTCCAGCTCTGACAATAGACATAGAGCCCACTGTGACCCCAGATGGTTcctgctgtgtcaccccaaagaaccagctgcgTGAGGAGAACCCTGACCTGGACTTCCCTTCCAGGCTTGTGACAGAGCAACTCACatatatggatgcg gagctgttcaagaagctgctgccccatcagtgcctgggctctgtCTGGTCCAAGCAcaacaagcctggcagtgagcacctggcacccacagtctgggccactgtcgcccagttcaacggtgtgtccgagtgtgtcatcaccacctgccttggcaacccaagcatgacagcccgggacagggccatggtggtggagcactggatcaaggtggccaag gcctgtcaaatccTGCAGAACTACTACTCCCTGAATGCCATCGTCTCGGCTCTGCAGACTGTCTCAATATACCACCTCAAGAAGACATGGGAGAAAGTTTCCAG GAGCAACCATCTAATAAatctgccaccctggtga